A portion of the Chelmon rostratus isolate fCheRos1 chromosome 15, fCheRos1.pri, whole genome shotgun sequence genome contains these proteins:
- the LOC121618520 gene encoding ankyrin repeat domain-containing protein 34C, whose product MRTFHPKAKAMGDPLSDCSPLISAALSGKLRLVRLLVEGGAQINGRNPRGETALLAACKALKGEPAGPETVKLLTYLLQNKADANAQDRAGRTALMYACMERAGAQVASTLLAAGADPSMEDYSGASALVYAINAQHQPTLKVLMDACQARGRDIIIIATEMGVNGGPVTRRYLNVPPSPDTSPVSCMSPSDIVLKTGSPNSPEGENIFNFRGTSKRGSSSSSSSRLPSFELSPLSQCSSPPPRQRLSSEPWLAIHNLACLNRAYEEGVRGRSQQEEEDREDSRQEGGGREGEEGEDEVLHFHQSRMEERTESILQRKDNRYGYSCHAPLRASQSVLSLTETSSSQATPRRLVPMRCLTPAGSTSDKMTPKSDKLPACLSPHSHLRRNTLPSVMVVPPLLHLPPLVTQSNSHLQVPPSKSRSMVFLPHPPSSSPPASSSRASTRPALLPPLPLASSVTSLVAPPAPCCSERSRRSLRRHSVQLEQIGGGGTI is encoded by the exons ATGAGGACGTTTCATCCAAAAGCCAAG GCCATGGGGGACCCCCTGTCAGACTGCAGCCCCCTCATCAGTGCAGCATTGTCTGGTAAGCTTCGTCTGGTCCGCCTGCTGGTGGAAGGTGGGGCTCAGATCAACGGGCGCAACCCGCGAGGAGAGACCGCTCTCCTGGCCGCCTGTAAGGCCCTGAAAGGGGAGCCTGCTGGGCCTGAGACGGTGAAACTCCTCACATACCTGCTCCAGAACAAG gcagatgCAAACGCACAGGACCGGGCCGGGCGCACTGCTCTGATGTACGCCTGCATGGAGCGAGCAGGAGCTCAGGTGGCGTCCACCCTGCTGGCCGCGGGAGCCGACCCCAGCATGGAGGACTACTCCGGGGCCTCGGCACTGGTGTACGCCATCAATGCGCAGCACCAGCCGACACTGAAG GTGTTGATGGATGCCTGCCAGGCCAGAGGTcgtgacatcatcatcatcgccacAGAGATGGGTGTGAATGGAGGCCCGGTGACCAGGCGTTACCTGAATGTCCCTCCGTCCCCCGACACCTCACCGGTGTCCTGCATGTCCCCGTCCGACATCGTCCTCAAGACGGGCTCACCCAACTCACCCGAGGGAGAGAACATCTTCAACTTCAGAGGAACGA GcaaaagaggaagcagcagcagcagcagcagcagacttcCCTCCTTTGAGCTGAGTCCGTTGAGCCAGTGCAGTAGCCCACCACCCAGACAGAGACTGTCATCTGAACCGTGGCTGGCCATCCACAACCTGGCATGTCTGAACCGGGCTTACGAGGAAGGCGTGAGGGGGAGGagccagcaggaggaggaagacagggaAGATTcgaggcaggagggaggagggagggaaggtgaggaaggagaggacgaGGTGCTGCACTTCCATCAGTccaggatggaggagaggactGAGAGCATCCTTCAAAGGAAGGATAATAGATATGGATATAGCTGCCATGCTCCTCTGAGGGCGTCTCAGTCAGTCCTCTCCCTCACTGAGACGAGCTCGTCTCAGGCAACTCCAAGACGACTGGTCCCCATGAGGTGTTTGACTCCCGCAGGGTCAACATCGGACAAGATGACCCCAAAGAGTGACAagcttcctgcctgtctgtctcctcactcCCACCTCCGCAGGAACACCCTCCCCTCCGTCATGGTggttcctcctctgcttcacctCCCTCCCTTAGTCACGCAATCAAACTCCCACCTCCAGGTTCCACCTTCCAAAAGCAGGAGCATGGTGTTTCTGCCTCACCCGCCCAGCTCCTCTCCACCCGCCTCCTCATCCAGAGCGTCTACGAGACCAGCATTGCTCCCTCCGCTGCCGCTCGCCTCCTCCGTCACCTCCCTGGTTGCTCCTCCAGCCCCGTGCTGCagtgagaggagcaggaggtcaCTGCGTCGCCACTCGGTGCAGCTCGAACAgatcggaggaggaggaaccaTTTAG
- the LOC121618445 gene encoding RNA polymerase II elongation factor ELL-like, producing the protein MSALRENQCYGLSGGKLSRGGNISVFHVKLTDSAARAIGSFQHRKGCSSHPTICFNGNQGRITIPCSENRDEMRIFTFGVTNVARDNPHGSFDCIQQLGTRAAEELSCLGVIQKKMTVNATDDSYDKARQSMAQAEEETRSRGAIVIKQGGRFQGKKVTVRAPARALASLTKPQHASHAVLSNIKKGVGVSKPKKAACAANRRSVGDVQERPLRERVTHLLALRPYKRPELILRLQKDGLTAGDKDTLHSVLMEVGQLNSRDNTFVLKDSLYKELQKDWPGYSSGDQQLLKRILVRRLFQPQQNLLTVPEAQVSPLRDTPNSSPAHRPKPSLPEEYTDPLASKKPRISHLSSKAAGDKSRVRPSKQAAHEDTRTGNDGNSLDPRRLFDSLSAVCQREAEVAKRLEPAPCVQEEPKATADLPQPKSDGSPSPLMVPDQNRHTIKRKKSKHKHADQEKERWRDRKERRKDHSPEDPKKVSLDCTEPSEILFETNLLQADNDTADYLSTYRGIRSHDQRQSYKQDFNREYSEYRDLHARIDIVTRQFMELDTQLKQLHHESHKYKTVHNQILQEYRKIKKSNPNYNQEKSRCEYLHNKLAHIKKLISEYDQQQLSVNQ; encoded by the exons ATGTCGGCGCTGAGGGAGAACCAGTGCTACGGACTGTCCGGCGGTAAACTGAGCCGCGGCGGCAACAtctctgtttttcatgtcaaactCACTGACAGCGCGGCAAGAGCCATTGGCTCCTTTCAACACCGCAAG ggtTGCTCGTCCCATCCCACCATCTGTTTTAATGGGAACCAAGGG AGGATCACCATCCCTTGCTCAGAGAATAGAGATGAAATGAGGATATTCACTTTTGGTGTGACTAACGTCGCCCGGGACAATCCGCATGGGAGCTTTGACTGCATCCAACAGCTCGGCACTCg tgctgcagaggagctgtcATGTCTCGGGGTGATTCAGAAGAAAATGACGGTCAACGCCACGGATGACTCGTACGACAAGGCTCGTCAGAGCATGGCCCAAGCTGAGGAGGAGACGCGCAGCCGAGGGGCCATTGTCATCAAACAAGGGGGGCGCTTCCAGG GCAAGAAGGTAACGGTGCGAGCCCCGGCCCGTGCACTGGCCAGCCTGACCAAGCCCCAGCACGCGTCCCATGCCGTCCTCAGCAACATAAAGAAGGGGGTCGGCGTGTCCAAGCCGAAGAAGGCCGCCTGTGCTGCAAACAGGAGGAGCGTGGGCGACGTGCAGGAGAGGCCGCTCAGGGAGAGGGTGACACACCTGCTGGCCCTGCGGCCGTACAAGAGGCCTGAGCTCATCCTGAGGCTGCAGAAAGACGGACTGACAGCAGGAGACAAAGACACGCTGCACTCTGTACTGATGGAG GTTGGCCAGCTCAACAGTAGAGACAACACATTTGTTCTGAAGGACAGTCTGTATAAGGAGCTGCAGAAGGACTGGCCAGGCTACTCCTCAGGAGACCAGCAGCTTCTTAAACGAATCCTCGTCAG GAGATTGTTTCAGCCGCAACAGAACCTCCTCACTGTCCCAGAGGCCCAGGTCAGCCCACTGCGAGACACCCCCAACTCCTCCCCAGCACACCGTCCGAAACCTTCCCTACCAGAGGAATATACTGACCCTCTGGCGAGTAAGAAGCCGAGGATATCCCACTTGTCTAGCAAAGCAGCCGGTGACAAGTCAAGAGTGAGGCCGTCCAAACAAGCGGCTCATGAAGACACGAGGACGGGGAATGACGGGAACTCGCTTGATCCTCGGAGGCTTTTTGATTCCTTGTCTGCGGTCTGTCAGCGGGAAGCGGAAGTGGCCAAGAGGCTTGAACCAGCTCCCTGTGTTCAGGAGGAGCCCAAGGCCACAGCGGACCTCCCTCAACCCAAGTCTGATGGTTCTCCATCCCCTCTGATGGTGCCTGATcagaacagacacacaatcaaaaggaagaagagcaaacacaaacacgcagatcAG GagaaggagaggtggagagacaggaaagagaggaggaaagatcACAGTCCAGAGGACCCGAAAAAAGTCTCCCTGGACTGCACAG agccaAGTGAAATTTTGTTTGAAACTAATTTGCTTCAAGCGGACAATGACACAGCAGACTATCTGTC GACGTATAGAGGGATTCGCAGTCACGACCAGAGACAGAGCTACAAGCAGGACTTCAACAGGGAGTACAGCGAGTACAGAGATTTACACGCTCGTATCGACATTGTGACGCGGCAGTTCATGGAGCTGGACACACAGCTCAAACAGCTGCACCACGAATCACATAAGTACAAG ACGGTTCATAATCAAATTCTTCAAGAGTATCGCAAAATTAAAAAG TCCAACCCCAACTACAACCAGGAGAAGAGTCGCTGTGAATATCTACACAACAAACTGGCCCACATCAAGAAGCTCATATCAGAGTACGACCAACAACAGCTCAGTGTGAACCAGTGA
- the acvr1l gene encoding activin receptor type-1, which produces MDRCSVHVLLLLLLQTLQTSAEDSDGQLACLCDSPKCLQATQCHGKRCFSSVKVSSSGVVFERGCLIGLEKIRLHCSTAPSFHQAIFCCSEDMCNGNTTTSSLMSLLPTAPEEEPVRYRVETLALFVLGPVVVLALLSVVSVLACRRLHHGRLQRLQEFDTEQGAIDGLITSNVGDSTLADLLDHSCTSGSGSGLPFLVQRTVARQISLMECVGKGRYGEVWRGQWQGENVAVKIFSSRDEKSWFRETEIYNTVLLRHENILGFMASDMTSRNSSTQLWLITHYHENGSLYDYLQRVAVETSEGLAMAASIACGLVHLHTEIFGTEGKPAIAHRDLKSKNILVTKELRCCIADLGLAVTHSQADNLLDVGNNPKVGTKRYMAPEVLDETIQTDCFDAYKRVDIWAFGLVLWEIARRTYSNGIVEEYKPPFYDQVPNDPSFEDMRKVVCVEQQRPFIPNRWFSDPTLSALVKLMKECWYQNPSARLTALRIKKTLDKIHSSLEKGKES; this is translated from the exons ATGGATCGTTGCAGCGTCCACGTCCTTCTGCTGCTCTTGCTGCAGACCTTGCAGACATCAGCTGAGGACTCAG ATGGACAGTTGGCGTGTCTGTGTGATAGCCCTAAATGCCTCCAGGCCACCCAGTGCCACGGCAAGCGATGCTTCTCCTCTGTCAAAGTCAGCAGCAGCGGGGTGGTGTTTGAACGCGGCTGCCTGATTGGGCTGGAGAAAATCCGCTTGCATTGCTCCACAGCGCCGTCCTTCCACCAGgccattttctgctgctctgaggaCATGTGCAACGGCAACACCACCACAAGTTCGCTGATGTCTCTGCTTCCGACAG CCCCGGAAGAAGAGCCAGTTCGGTATCGTGTGGAGACCCTAGCTCTCTTTGTGCTTGGTCCGGTGGTGGTTCTGGCTCTGCTGTCTGTAGTGTCAGTTCTGGCCTGTAGGAGGCTCCACCACGGTCgtctgcagaggctgcaggagtTTGACACCGAGCAGGGAGCCATCGACGGCCTCATCACCTCCAATGTGGGAGACAGCACTTTAGCG GACCTGCTGGACCACTCGTGCACATCAGGCAGTGGTTCAGGTCTTCCCTTCCTCGTCCAGAGAACTGTGGCCAGGCAGATCAGTCTGATGGAGTGTGTAG gCAAGGGGAGGTATGGGGAGGTGTGGCGAGGCCAGTGGCAGGGGGAGAATGTGGCTGTAAAAATCTTCTCCTCAAGAGACGAGAAGTCCTGGTTCAGAGAGACCGAGATCTACAATACTGTGCTGCTAAGACATGAAAACATACTGG GCTTCATGGCGTCTGACATGACTTCTCGCAACTCCAGCACGCAGCTGTGGCTCATCACCCATTACCATGAGAACGGCTCCCTTTATGACTACTTGCAGCGGGTTGCCGTGGAGACGTCAGAGGGCTTGGCAATGGCGGCGTCGATAGCGTGCGGCCTGGTGCACCTGCACACGGAGATCTTCGGCACGGAGGGGAAACCGGCCATCGCACACCGGGACCTGAAGAGCAAAAACATCCTGGTCACTAAGGAGCTGCGCTGCTGCATCGCAGACCTGG GGCTGGCGGTGACCCACTCCCAGGCAGACAACCTGCTGGATGTGGGCAACAACCCGAAGGTTGGCACCAAGCGTTACATGGCACCCGAAGTGCTGGACGAGACCATTCAGACAGACTGCTTTGATGCCTATAAGAGAGTGGACATCTGGGCCTTTGGGCTGGTGCTGTGGGAGATAGCAAGACGCACATACAGCAACG GTATTGTTGAGGAGTACAAGCCTCCGTTCTACGATCAGGTGCCAAATGACCCGAGCTTTGAGGACATGAGGAAGgtggtgtgtgtggagcagcagaggccTTTCATTCCTAACCGTTGGTTCTCCGATCCT ACTCTCTCTGCTCTGGTGAAACTGATGAAGGAGTGTTGGTACCAGAACCCCTCTGCCAGGCTGACCGCACTGCGCATCAAGAAGACTCTGGACAAGATCCACAGCTCTCTGGAGAAGGGCAAGGAGTCGTGA
- the d2hgdh gene encoding D-2-hydroxyglutarate dehydrogenase, mitochondrial — protein sequence MPVLPTLHTTCPIMVRIFQRTLNLRAALRHLSPHSTFSPTATARLSHVGLRSPSLPATSRQIGVRCQNLHTGADGPRPSPAAVPDRLPFSTITQDDLAFFRKILPGRAITDPDLLESSNVDWLKSVRGSSEVLLRPQSTEEVSQILKYCNSRNLAVNPQGGNTGLVGGSVPVYDEIILSTALMNNILTFDSISGILTCQAGCVLENLSCYLEERDYIMPLDLGAKGSCHIGGNVATNAGGLRLLRYGSLHGTVLGLEVVLADGRVLDCLATLRKDNTGYDLKQLFIGSEGTLGVITAVSILCPRKPKSVNVVFLGCETFEQLLKTFQLCRGMLGEILSAYEFLDSECMRLLNTHLKLSNPISDCKFYIVIETSGSNPQHDGEKLHNFLEEAMTSSLVTDGTVATEDSKIKALWSMRERITEALTHDGFTYKYDISLPVEQIYQLVTDMREHLGDRAKSVVGYGHVGDGNLHLNIVSPAKDPALLAVIEPFVYEWTASCHGSISAEHGLGLKKRNYIYYSKPNQAVALMGDIKAMLDPKGILNPYKTLPDNLK from the exons ATG CCTGTTTTGCCAACTCTACATACCACCTGCCCAATCATGGTGAGGATTTTCCAAAGAACGCTAAATCTGAGGGCAGCTCTCAGACATCTAAGCCCTCATAGCACCTTCTCACCTACAGCCACAGCCAGACTTTCACATGTGGGACTCCGCAGTCCATCTCTTCCCGCCACCTCGAGGCAGATTGGAGTCCGCTGTCAAAACCTGCACACAGGGGCAGATGGGCCCAGGCCGTCCCCCGCTGCAGTGCCGGACAGGCTGCCTTTCTCCACAATAACCCAGGATGATTTGGCCTTCTTCAGGAAGATCCTACCAGGCAGAGCCATCACTGACCCGGACCTGCTGGAGTCGAGTAATGTGGATTGGCTCAAGTCAGTGAGAG GTTCCAGTGAAGTGTTGCTGAGACCTCAATCAACAGAGGAAGTTTCTCAAATTCTCAA GTATTGTAACAGTCGTAATCTGGCGGTGAACCCTCAAGGAGGAAACACTGGGCTGGTTGGGGGCAGCGTGCCAGTTTATGATGAGATCATCCTCTCCACCGCTCTCATGAACAACATCCTGACCTTTGATAGTATCTCTG GCATTCTGACCTGTCAGGCAGGTTGTGTTTTGGAGAACTTGTCCTGTtacctggaggagagagactACATCATGCCACTTGATCTGGGGGCAAAAGGCAGCTGCCACATTGGGGGAAACGTGGCAACCAATGCAGGTGGACTCCGGCTGCTGCGATACGGCTCCTTGCATGGCACTGTGCTGGGTCTGGAAGTG GTGTTGGCAGATGGGCGAGTGCTGGACTGCTTGGCCACCCTGCGGAAAGATAATACAGGATACGACCTCAAACAGCTCTTCATCGGGTCCGAGGGCACCCTGGGGGTCATCACTGCAGTGTCCATCCTCTGTCCACGCAAACCCAAGTCTGTCAATGTGGTTTTTCTGG GCTGCGAGACCtttgagcagctgctgaagacgtttcagctctgcagaggcaTGCTGGGAGAAATTCTGTCAGCTTACGAATTTCTGGACAGTGAATGTATGAGGCTGCTGAATACGCACCTCAAACTATCCAATCCCATCTCTg ATTGTAAATTCTACATCGTCATAGAAACATCTGGATCCAACCCACAACACGATGGAGAGAAACTCCACAATTTCTTAGAGGAGGCGATGACGTCTTCTTTGGTTACTGATGGGACTGTGGCAACAGAAGACTCAAAAATAAAG GCTCTGTGGTCGATGCGTGAACGTATTACGGAGGCATTGACTCACGATGGATTCACTTACAAGTATGACATCTCACTTCCGGTGGAGCAGATCTACCAGCTGGTGACAGACATGAGGGAGCACCTGGGGGACCGGGCAAAGAGTGTGGTGGGGTACGGACACGTAG GAGATGGAAACCTCCACCTGAACATCGTCTCTCCTGCCAAAGACCCCGCTCTCCTCGCTGTCATCGAGCCCTTCGTCTATGAGTGGACGGCCAGCTGTCACGGCAGCATCAGCGCAGAGCACGGCCTGGGCCTGAAGAAGAGGAACTACATCTACTACAGTAAACCCAACCAGGCTGTGGCTCTGATGGGTGATATCAAGGCCATGCTGGACCCAAAAGGCATCCTCAACCCGTACAAGACTTTACCAGATAACCTTAAATAA